A region from the Haloarcula limicola genome encodes:
- a CDS encoding carbohydrate ABC transporter permease: protein MSTSDRNPIQRLRNMERSRIGLYVVLLFGIVFYLFPMETAVMTMFKTQQAFAQTVPFAPPSADGFTLAALQTAWNTLRPGLVNSMLMAIPATILSALLGSLTAYGLTTLDWRGQVGVVVLIIAGIFIPYQAVLVPLSQFWYQILPDLMNGFVNTVFGFYTDGNWVYPSRNGDVQLVQLSITHAAYGLPICTLLFRSYYKSISDEMIEAARLDGATAFSIYKNIILPLSLPMFAVTLIYQFTQVYNDLLFALVLVNEPAANVATQRLTALTGGVVQSFNTTMAGAIVAALPTLLVYVFFGEQFAKGVAE from the coding sequence ATGAGTACGTCTGATCGAAATCCCATTCAGCGGCTCCGGAACATGGAGCGCAGCCGTATCGGCCTCTACGTCGTCTTGCTGTTCGGCATCGTCTTCTATCTCTTCCCGATGGAGACGGCCGTGATGACGATGTTCAAGACCCAGCAGGCGTTCGCACAGACCGTCCCGTTCGCGCCACCGTCGGCCGACGGCTTCACGTTGGCCGCGCTCCAGACGGCGTGGAACACGCTCCGTCCGGGGCTCGTTAACTCCATGCTGATGGCGATCCCGGCGACGATCCTGTCGGCGCTGCTCGGCAGCCTGACCGCCTACGGGCTCACGACGCTCGACTGGCGCGGACAGGTCGGCGTCGTCGTGCTCATCATCGCGGGTATCTTCATCCCCTACCAGGCCGTGCTGGTGCCGCTCTCGCAGTTCTGGTACCAGATCCTCCCGGACCTCATGAACGGCTTCGTCAACACCGTCTTCGGGTTCTACACCGACGGCAACTGGGTGTACCCGAGTCGAAACGGCGACGTGCAGCTCGTGCAGCTATCGATCACCCACGCCGCATACGGGCTGCCCATCTGTACGCTGTTGTTCCGGTCGTACTACAAGAGCATCTCCGACGAGATGATCGAGGCCGCGCGCTTAGACGGCGCGACGGCGTTCAGCATCTACAAGAACATCATCCTGCCGCTGTCGCTCCCGATGTTCGCGGTGACGCTCATCTACCAGTTCACGCAGGTGTACAACGACCTGCTGTTCGCGCTCGTGCTGGTCAACGAGCCGGCGGCCAACGTCGCGACCCAGCGGCTCACCGCCCTGACCGGCGGCGTCGTCCAGTCGTTCAACACCACGATGGCCGGGGCGATCGTCGCCGCGCTGCCGACGCTGCTCGTGTACGTCTTCTTCGGTGAACAGTTCGCAAAGGGTGTCGCTGAATAG
- a CDS encoding carbohydrate ABC transporter permease, which produces MREILNRLRKAGDTLRSATSREESGDRQVATDGGTETVVGDRRRDTLRDSLPVQWELIESAPFWLPPVLLAGFFVYGAIFWNVLLSMTDFQGLGEPNYGQLDLSMYATMLSDGAFWQATQNTIVLLVVFTILCLALGMLVAILIDQNIRFENTFRTIYLLPMSLSFVVTATMWAWVYNAKNGVFNQLLRLLNLEGVVVSLLKPETVNATVVQWLSWNTTALAAVIFALIWQFSGYAMVVFLAGLRAIPDEHYEAARVDGASTVRMYLRVIIPQLRASAVSASVVLMVFALKAFDFIYALRGSQPGANLDILATMMYRVAFSSLRWAYGSAIAIVLFVLALLVIGPYLYSEYKRGQL; this is translated from the coding sequence ATGCGCGAGATACTCAATAGACTCCGAAAAGCCGGGGATACCCTCCGGTCGGCGACATCGCGGGAGGAATCGGGTGATAGACAAGTAGCGACAGACGGTGGGACAGAGACCGTCGTCGGCGACCGACGACGGGACACGCTCCGAGATTCGCTGCCCGTCCAGTGGGAACTGATCGAATCGGCCCCGTTCTGGCTACCGCCGGTGTTGCTGGCGGGCTTTTTCGTCTACGGTGCGATCTTCTGGAACGTCCTCCTCTCGATGACGGACTTCCAGGGCCTCGGCGAACCCAACTACGGCCAGCTCGATCTCAGCATGTACGCGACGATGCTGAGCGACGGGGCGTTCTGGCAGGCGACGCAGAACACCATCGTCTTACTGGTGGTGTTCACTATCCTCTGTCTGGCCCTCGGGATGCTGGTCGCCATACTGATAGACCAGAACATCCGCTTCGAGAACACGTTCCGGACCATCTACCTGCTCCCGATGAGCCTCTCGTTCGTCGTGACGGCGACGATGTGGGCGTGGGTGTACAACGCCAAGAACGGCGTGTTCAATCAGCTACTCCGGCTGTTGAATCTCGAGGGGGTGGTCGTCTCGCTGCTGAAACCCGAGACGGTCAACGCCACCGTCGTCCAGTGGCTCTCCTGGAACACGACGGCCCTCGCGGCCGTCATCTTCGCGCTCATCTGGCAGTTCAGCGGCTACGCGATGGTCGTGTTCCTCGCCGGACTGCGCGCGATCCCCGACGAACACTACGAGGCCGCGCGCGTCGACGGCGCGTCGACGGTGCGGATGTACCTCCGCGTCATCATCCCGCAACTGCGCGCTTCGGCCGTCTCGGCGTCGGTCGTGCTGATGGTGTTCGCGCTGAAAGCGTTCGACTTCATCTACGCGCTCCGCGGCTCACAGCCGGGCGCGAACCTGGACATCCTGGCGACGATGATGTACCGCGTCGCGTTCAGCAGCCTCCGGTGGGCCTACGGCTCCGCGATCGCCATCGTGTTGTTCGTTCTCGCGCTGCTCGTCATCGGCCCGTATCTCTACAGTGAATACAAGCGAGGTCAGCTATGA
- a CDS encoding class II fumarate hydratase, with translation MSDEFRTEQDSLGEMEVPADAYWGAQTQRAVENFPISEVTFGRRFIRALGIVKKAAAQANRDLEMIPEEKADCIVEAADEVIAGEHDDQFPVDVFQTGSGTSSNMNANEVISNRATELYGGEIGTREIHPNDHVNFGQSSNDVIPTAMHVASLEAVEKDVLPALKSLRDALKEKEDEFENVVKTGRTHLQDATPITLGQEFSGYRTQVEKGISRAQDVEGRLSELALGGTAVGTGLNTHPEFPAKAAEYISEESGVEFREADNHFEAQAAHDAMSEAHGALRTVAGSLNKIANDLRLLASGPRNGLGEIDQPENQPGSSIMPGKINPVVAEAVNQLHKQVVGNDAAVSAGAAEGQIDLNLYKPVLASNFLQSARLIANGSEVFAEKFVAKLEADEEHCAERVEQSMALATALNPAIGYDKASKVAKKALAEDKTIREVVLEEGYLDEDEVDEVLDPKKMTERGILGE, from the coding sequence ATGAGTGACGAGTTCAGGACCGAACAGGACAGTCTCGGTGAGATGGAGGTCCCGGCCGACGCGTACTGGGGCGCACAGACCCAGCGCGCGGTAGAGAACTTCCCCATCAGCGAGGTCACGTTCGGCCGGCGGTTCATCCGCGCACTCGGCATCGTCAAGAAGGCCGCGGCGCAGGCCAACCGCGACCTCGAAATGATCCCCGAGGAGAAGGCCGACTGCATCGTCGAGGCGGCCGACGAGGTCATCGCGGGCGAACACGACGATCAGTTCCCCGTCGACGTCTTCCAGACCGGCTCCGGGACGTCCTCGAACATGAACGCGAACGAGGTCATCTCGAACCGGGCGACCGAGCTCTACGGCGGCGAGATCGGCACCCGCGAGATCCATCCCAACGATCACGTCAACTTCGGCCAGTCCTCGAACGACGTCATCCCGACGGCGATGCACGTCGCCTCGCTCGAAGCGGTCGAGAAGGACGTCCTCCCGGCGCTGAAGTCGCTGCGCGACGCGCTGAAGGAGAAGGAAGACGAGTTCGAGAACGTCGTCAAGACCGGCCGAACCCATCTGCAGGACGCGACGCCCATCACGCTGGGTCAGGAGTTCTCGGGCTATCGCACGCAGGTCGAGAAGGGCATCTCGCGCGCACAGGACGTCGAGGGCCGGCTCTCGGAACTCGCGTTGGGCGGCACCGCCGTCGGGACGGGGCTCAACACCCACCCCGAGTTCCCCGCGAAGGCCGCCGAGTACATCAGCGAGGAGAGCGGCGTCGAGTTCCGCGAGGCCGACAACCACTTCGAGGCACAGGCCGCCCACGACGCGATGTCGGAGGCCCACGGCGCGCTGCGGACCGTCGCCGGGTCGCTGAACAAGATCGCCAACGACCTCCGACTGCTCGCCTCCGGCCCGCGAAACGGCCTCGGCGAGATCGACCAGCCGGAGAACCAGCCCGGCTCCTCGATCATGCCCGGCAAGATCAACCCCGTGGTCGCCGAGGCGGTCAATCAGCTCCACAAGCAGGTCGTCGGCAACGACGCCGCCGTCTCCGCCGGGGCCGCGGAGGGACAGATCGACCTCAACCTCTACAAGCCCGTCCTGGCCTCGAACTTCCTGCAGTCCGCGCGGCTCATCGCCAACGGGAGCGAGGTGTTCGCCGAGAAGTTCGTCGCCAAGCTCGAAGCCGACGAGGAACACTGTGCCGAGCGCGTCGAGCAGAGCATGGCGCTGGCGACGGCGCTCAACCCCGCCATCGGCTACGACAAGGCCAGCAAAGTCGCCAAGAAGGCGCTCGCCGAGGACAAGACCATCCGCGAGGTCGTCCTCGAAGAGGGCTACCTCGACGAAGACGAGGTCGACGAGGTGCTGGACCCGAAGAAGATGACCGAACGCGGGATTCTGGGGGAATAG
- a CDS encoding PQQ-binding-like beta-propeller repeat protein has protein sequence MPSRRSFLASAGVATIAGVAGCQTDSGYDDAADAAGDDTDWPTTGHDRQHTRYVPAGSGPRSGVTERWRVASGLVTAEPVVVGDTVLATVGSDMVALDAESGEKRWSADPENQGASYWAAPSVYDGTAYVTGDGRARAFDIESGEQQWSREFESPTAGSTVGYEGSGLFVAAGETVYRLDRETGEIAWQRRLFGQIRQPVAVRPPFVVAVTEGGDVYALDESDGDGYWRTGLPDAVQCTPTMAGRRIFVGCFDGNLYALGHRGQREWRTEIGGFAKGGIGVADGAVYADGGRELHAVGVESGDRRWRVDLGTTGDHAPVIVGDTVYVGGDRLRALRPGGGVGVGDVRVEAARFTATIGRYVGQLSAANGSLYAHVTEETAEGKRNVLVRLDPE, from the coding sequence ATGCCCTCCAGACGTAGCTTCCTCGCATCGGCGGGAGTCGCAACAATAGCCGGCGTCGCAGGCTGTCAGACCGACTCGGGATACGACGACGCGGCGGACGCCGCCGGCGACGACACGGACTGGCCGACGACCGGCCACGACCGCCAGCACACGCGATACGTCCCGGCGGGATCGGGGCCTCGGTCCGGCGTCACCGAGCGCTGGCGTGTGGCATCGGGGCTGGTCACCGCCGAGCCGGTCGTCGTCGGCGACACCGTCCTCGCGACCGTCGGCAGCGACATGGTGGCACTCGACGCGGAGAGCGGCGAGAAACGCTGGTCGGCCGACCCGGAGAACCAGGGAGCGAGCTATTGGGCCGCACCGTCGGTCTACGACGGGACCGCGTACGTCACCGGCGACGGGCGGGCCCGGGCGTTCGACATCGAATCGGGCGAGCAGCAGTGGTCCCGAGAGTTCGAGTCTCCCACCGCCGGCTCGACGGTCGGGTACGAGGGGAGCGGGCTGTTCGTCGCCGCCGGAGAGACCGTCTACCGCCTCGACCGCGAGACCGGCGAGATAGCGTGGCAGCGCCGTCTGTTCGGCCAGATTCGACAGCCGGTCGCGGTGAGACCGCCGTTCGTCGTCGCCGTGACCGAGGGCGGCGACGTGTACGCACTCGACGAGAGCGACGGCGACGGATACTGGCGGACGGGATTGCCCGACGCGGTCCAGTGTACGCCGACGATGGCGGGCCGGCGCATCTTCGTCGGCTGTTTCGACGGCAACCTGTACGCGCTGGGCCACCGCGGTCAACGCGAGTGGAGAACCGAGATCGGCGGGTTCGCGAAGGGCGGTATCGGCGTCGCCGACGGCGCGGTGTACGCCGATGGCGGCCGCGAACTCCACGCCGTCGGGGTCGAGAGCGGCGATCGCCGGTGGCGGGTCGATCTGGGAACGACCGGCGACCACGCCCCGGTCATCGTCGGCGACACCGTCTACGTCGGCGGCGACCGCCTCCGCGCGCTCAGGCCCGGCGGCGGCGTCGGCGTCGGCGACGTCCGCGTCGAAGCCGCGCGGTTCACGGCGACTATCGGCCGCTACGTCGGCCAGTTGTCCGCCGCGAACGGCTCGCTGTACGCTCACGTGACCGAGGAGACGGCCGAAGGGAAGCGGAACGTCTTGGTCCGACTGGACCCCGAGTGA
- the gatE gene encoding Glu-tRNA(Gln) amidotransferase subunit GatE, producing MTAADFDYEDLGLVAGLEIHQQLDTATKLFCECPTAIREPEESDRRFTRYLHPTKSELGEIDEAALEESMVDREFEYLAYDSTCLVEEDDEPPHRVDREAMETAMEIGQLMDMSVVDQVNVMRKIVVDGSNTTGFQRSMLVANDGAIETSDGQVGIEDMLLEEESCQRVEETEDGVRFSLDRLGIPLVEIGTKPDIRSPEQAREAAERIGMLLRSTGKVKRGLGTIRQDVNVSIAEGARIELKGVQSLDDIDDLVRNEVRRQVELLDIAEELDERDAGVGDPQDVTETFEETDSGVIRGALDDGGRVQAVRLSGFDGLVGRELQPDRRLGTEFSDHAKRHGAGGIFHTDELPAYGVTEAEVEALREAVGAGPEDAVAIVADDSSTADLAIEAVAERAETAISGVPEETRDALEDGTSRYLRPLPGAARMYPETDVPPVEPDVTDVETPELLTEKVERYEEEFGLDSGLAEQVAYGQRWPLFESLVGQDAVDATLAAGTLESTLTELRRDDVPVERLTDDHLRETILLVDSGEVPREGIEDLLTALAENPDFTAEEAVEQEDLGGVDESEVREAVAEVVERNAEQVETEGMGAFSGLMGECMGALRGKADGDTVSSVLREEIQKRA from the coding sequence ATGACTGCCGCCGACTTCGACTACGAGGATCTGGGACTGGTGGCCGGACTGGAGATACACCAGCAACTGGACACCGCGACCAAACTGTTCTGTGAGTGCCCGACGGCCATCCGCGAACCGGAGGAGTCCGACCGGCGCTTCACCCGCTATCTCCATCCGACCAAGAGCGAGCTCGGCGAGATCGACGAGGCCGCCCTAGAGGAGAGCATGGTCGACCGCGAGTTCGAGTATCTGGCCTACGACTCGACCTGTCTGGTCGAGGAGGACGACGAACCGCCGCACCGCGTCGACCGCGAGGCGATGGAGACGGCGATGGAGATCGGCCAGCTCATGGACATGAGCGTCGTCGACCAGGTGAACGTCATGCGGAAGATCGTCGTCGACGGGTCGAACACGACCGGCTTCCAGCGGTCGATGCTCGTCGCCAACGACGGCGCGATCGAGACCAGCGACGGGCAGGTCGGCATCGAGGACATGCTCTTGGAGGAGGAGTCCTGCCAGCGCGTCGAGGAGACCGAAGACGGCGTCCGCTTCTCGCTGGACCGCCTCGGCATTCCGCTGGTCGAGATCGGCACGAAACCCGACATCCGCTCGCCCGAACAGGCCCGCGAGGCCGCCGAGCGGATCGGGATGCTACTGCGCTCGACCGGGAAGGTGAAGCGCGGGCTGGGGACCATCCGGCAGGACGTGAACGTCTCCATCGCCGAGGGCGCGCGTATCGAACTCAAGGGCGTCCAGAGCCTCGACGATATCGACGACCTCGTGCGCAACGAGGTCCGCCGACAGGTCGAACTGCTCGACATCGCCGAGGAACTCGACGAGCGGGACGCGGGCGTCGGCGACCCGCAGGACGTGACCGAAACCTTCGAAGAGACCGACTCGGGCGTCATCCGCGGCGCGCTCGACGACGGTGGTCGCGTGCAGGCCGTCCGTCTCTCCGGCTTCGACGGCCTCGTCGGCCGAGAGCTCCAGCCCGACCGCCGCCTCGGAACGGAGTTCTCGGACCACGCCAAGCGCCACGGCGCGGGCGGCATCTTCCACACGGACGAACTGCCGGCCTACGGCGTCACCGAGGCCGAAGTCGAGGCGCTGCGGGAGGCCGTCGGCGCGGGTCCCGAGGACGCCGTCGCCATCGTCGCCGACGACTCCAGCACTGCTGACCTCGCCATCGAAGCCGTCGCCGAGCGCGCCGAGACGGCGATCTCCGGCGTGCCCGAAGAGACGCGCGACGCGCTGGAGGACGGCACCTCACGCTACCTCCGGCCGCTGCCCGGAGCCGCGCGGATGTACCCCGAGACGGACGTGCCGCCGGTCGAACCGGACGTGACCGACGTGGAGACGCCGGAACTGCTGACCGAGAAGGTCGAGCGCTACGAGGAGGAGTTCGGCCTCGACTCCGGGCTGGCCGAGCAGGTCGCCTACGGACAGCGGTGGCCGCTGTTCGAGTCCCTCGTCGGACAGGACGCCGTCGACGCGACGCTGGCCGCCGGGACGCTCGAATCCACGCTGACCGAACTCCGCCGCGACGACGTGCCCGTCGAGCGGTTGACAGACGATCACCTCCGGGAAACGATTCTGCTCGTCGACAGCGGCGAGGTCCCGCGGGAGGGCATCGAAGACCTGCTCACGGCGCTCGCCGAGAACCCCGACTTCACGGCGGAGGAAGCGGTCGAACAGGAGGACTTAGGCGGTGTGGACGAGAGCGAGGTCCGCGAGGCCGTCGCGGAAGTGGTCGAGCGGAACGCGGAACAGGTCGAAACCGAGGGGATGGGCGCGTTCTCCGGCCTCATGGGCGAGTGCATGGGCGCGCTGCGCGGGAAGGCCGACGGCGACACGGTCAGCAGCGTGCTGCGCGAGGAGATTCAGAAGCGGGCCTGA
- a CDS encoding RNA methyltransferase, producing the protein MISVAVVDAETPGNVGTIARSMKNFGLSELLLVDPPELDPDGEAYGFAGQAREDILPNAREVTFDYIVENYHTVACTATTNEDASNHVRYPAKTPAELADSLRGVESDTCVVFGRERVGLTNDELARLDELCSIPANADYPVLNLGQAATIVLYELRELTVERDQHPDELHARADESAVEGLHGEFERFLAASGHPDEKQPKTRRLFRRLLGRAHPTGRETRTLRGVFRKARQRIERAENEERSR; encoded by the coding sequence ATGATCTCGGTCGCCGTCGTCGACGCCGAGACGCCCGGAAACGTCGGCACCATCGCCCGGTCGATGAAGAACTTCGGGCTCTCGGAACTGCTGCTCGTCGACCCGCCGGAACTGGATCCCGACGGGGAGGCCTACGGGTTCGCCGGGCAGGCCCGCGAGGACATCTTGCCGAACGCCCGCGAAGTGACCTTCGACTACATCGTCGAGAACTACCACACCGTCGCCTGCACCGCCACGACGAACGAAGACGCCTCGAACCACGTCCGCTACCCGGCGAAGACGCCCGCCGAACTCGCCGACTCGCTGCGGGGCGTCGAGAGCGACACCTGCGTCGTCTTCGGCCGCGAGCGCGTCGGCCTGACGAACGACGAACTCGCTCGCCTCGACGAACTCTGCTCGATACCGGCAAACGCGGACTATCCCGTGTTGAACCTCGGGCAGGCCGCGACGATCGTCCTCTACGAGCTGCGCGAGCTGACCGTCGAGCGCGACCAGCACCCCGACGAACTACACGCTCGGGCCGACGAGAGTGCCGTCGAAGGCCTCCACGGCGAGTTCGAGCGGTTCCTCGCCGCCAGCGGCCATCCCGACGAGAAACAGCCCAAGACCCGACGCCTGTTCCGCCGGCTGCTCGGTCGCGCGCATCCCACCGGTCGCGAGACCCGCACGCTCAGGGGCGTCTTCCGGAAAGCGCGACAGCGCATCGAACGCGCGGAGAACGAAGAACGTTCGCGGTAA
- a CDS encoding DoxX family membrane protein, with product MSTRQTLRSEVLGRPVSFDYSETWVGYSLFFLRVVMGWTLFQGGVTKLVTYLDGDPANDWTAAGFLTNGIPEGNPLTGTFAAMAGNPAIDWLNMLGLTLAGLALLAGALVRFAAFWGAVMMLFYWLAALEGGLLAGLPVAHGWVVDDHIVYAVLLFGLGAFGAGRILGLDSYIEDTDLVENNPWLRALLG from the coding sequence ATGAGTACCAGACAGACGCTGCGATCGGAGGTGCTCGGACGACCGGTGAGCTTCGACTACTCCGAGACGTGGGTCGGCTACTCGCTGTTCTTCCTCCGGGTCGTGATGGGCTGGACGCTGTTTCAGGGCGGCGTCACGAAGCTCGTCACCTACCTCGACGGCGACCCGGCGAACGACTGGACCGCGGCGGGGTTCCTGACGAACGGAATTCCCGAGGGGAACCCGCTGACCGGCACGTTCGCCGCGATGGCCGGCAATCCCGCGATCGACTGGCTGAACATGCTCGGACTGACGCTGGCCGGGCTGGCGTTGCTCGCCGGCGCGCTCGTCCGCTTCGCCGCGTTCTGGGGCGCGGTGATGATGCTGTTCTACTGGCTCGCGGCGTTGGAGGGCGGGCTGTTGGCCGGCCTGCCCGTCGCTCACGGCTGGGTCGTCGACGACCACATAGTCTACGCCGTCTTGCTGTTCGGGCTGGGCGCGTTCGGTGCCGGACGCATCCTCGGCCTCGACAGCTACATCGAGGACACCGACCTCGTCGAGAACAATCCCTGGCTCCGGGCGCTTCTGGGCTGA
- a CDS encoding alpha,alpha-trehalose-phosphate synthase (UDP-forming) translates to MSQSSADALPESLVVVSNRQPYSHEWTADPVEGAITTDDVAVTTATGGVTSALDPLMRSLGGTWVAWASGDADMAVADEGIVAVPPGEESYDLKRVPLSEAEIEGYYHGYANQVLWPLCHEESGRIWAKPTYWEQYRAVNERFAEAVREVTDPEDTVWFQDYHFALAPRRVRAARPDATLHHFWHIPWPAPTVFDHCPRGEAVLDGLLACDVVGFHTEPDADHFCRCVEATVPDATVDLDDGVVRYEGTETRAVANPLGIDVDGVRSRAEASDTDAVRRQMLGDTVPDPSIPVVLGVERLDYSKGIPERIAALDHLWERRPDLRGAFTYVQKASRTREGIADYRRYRQDVVAEMQRINERYGTDDWHPAVYTERRLSAETLAGLYRVADVALVTPHRDGMNLVAHEYPTACVDGDGALVLSELAGAATQLDGALTVNPHDIAEIADALERALELDERDRRDRLGRLQASIEALDSTNWVERQFRAGPD, encoded by the coding sequence ATGAGCCAGTCGAGTGCCGACGCGCTTCCCGAGTCGCTGGTCGTGGTCTCGAACCGTCAGCCGTACAGCCACGAGTGGACGGCCGACCCGGTCGAGGGCGCGATCACGACGGACGACGTCGCGGTCACGACGGCGACGGGCGGCGTGACGAGCGCGCTCGACCCGCTGATGCGCTCGCTCGGCGGGACGTGGGTCGCCTGGGCCAGCGGCGACGCCGACATGGCCGTCGCCGACGAGGGCATCGTGGCGGTGCCGCCCGGCGAGGAGTCCTACGACCTCAAGCGAGTCCCCCTCTCCGAGGCGGAGATCGAGGGCTACTACCACGGCTACGCCAATCAGGTCCTCTGGCCGCTGTGCCACGAAGAGTCCGGCCGGATCTGGGCGAAGCCGACGTACTGGGAGCAGTACCGGGCGGTCAACGAACGGTTCGCCGAGGCCGTTCGAGAGGTGACCGACCCCGAAGACACCGTCTGGTTCCAGGACTACCACTTCGCATTGGCCCCCCGTCGCGTGCGGGCGGCGCGACCCGACGCGACGCTGCATCACTTCTGGCATATCCCGTGGCCCGCGCCGACGGTGTTCGACCACTGTCCCCGGGGGGAAGCGGTCCTCGACGGCCTGCTGGCCTGTGACGTCGTCGGCTTCCATACGGAACCCGACGCCGACCACTTCTGTCGCTGTGTCGAGGCCACCGTCCCCGATGCGACGGTCGACCTCGACGACGGCGTGGTCCGCTACGAGGGCACGGAGACGCGAGCGGTGGCAAACCCGCTCGGCATCGACGTGGACGGCGTCCGCAGCCGCGCCGAGGCGTCGGATACTGACGCCGTGCGCCGGCAGATGCTCGGCGATACGGTGCCGGACCCGTCGATTCCCGTCGTCCTCGGCGTCGAACGGCTCGACTACTCGAAGGGGATTCCCGAACGCATCGCCGCGCTCGACCACCTCTGGGAACGCCGCCCGGACCTCCGGGGGGCGTTCACGTACGTCCAGAAGGCCAGTCGGACCCGCGAGGGGATCGCCGATTACCGCCGGTACCGACAGGACGTGGTCGCCGAGATGCAGCGCATCAACGAGCGGTACGGCACCGACGACTGGCACCCCGCCGTCTACACGGAGCGGCGACTCTCCGCCGAGACGCTCGCCGGACTCTACCGGGTGGCCGACGTGGCACTCGTGACACCCCACCGCGACGGGATGAACCTCGTCGCCCACGAGTATCCGACGGCCTGCGTCGACGGCGACGGCGCGCTCGTCCTGAGCGAACTGGCCGGCGCGGCGACGCAGCTCGACGGCGCGCTCACCGTCAACCCACACGACATCGCCGAGATCGCCGACGCGCTCGAACGAGCCCTCGAACTCGACGAGCGCGACCGCCGCGACAGACTCGGCCGCCTGCAGGCGAGTATCGAGGCGCTCGACAGCACGAACTGGGTCGAGCGGCAGTTCCGGGCCGGGCCGGATTGA
- a CDS encoding 6-hydroxymethylpterin diphosphokinase MptE-like protein, which translates to MQFDTWEPVYEAILADFGYPRDGDETARDALGELLRETDTYRPEGVGFDGKTVAIAGAGPSLEAEADRADEADVVVAASVAADRLRDASVAVDAMVTDLDKNPETGRDLTRAGTPVFVHAHGDNVSALEEHVPTYDAAFVVPTTQAAPTEAVHDFGGFTDGDRAAFAADHFGAERLTFLGWNFDDPDVSPEKRRKLGWAERLLYWLERRRDERFSVLDGRRTDIDPVVSPR; encoded by the coding sequence ATGCAATTCGACACGTGGGAACCGGTGTACGAAGCGATCCTCGCCGACTTCGGCTATCCGCGCGACGGCGACGAGACCGCCCGAGACGCGCTCGGCGAACTGCTGCGGGAAACCGACACCTACCGACCGGAAGGCGTGGGATTCGACGGGAAAACGGTCGCTATCGCCGGTGCGGGTCCGTCGCTCGAAGCCGAGGCCGACCGAGCCGACGAGGCCGACGTCGTCGTCGCCGCCTCGGTGGCCGCCGACCGCCTCCGAGACGCCAGCGTCGCCGTCGACGCGATGGTGACCGACCTCGATAAGAACCCCGAGACCGGCCGCGACCTCACGCGGGCGGGGACGCCCGTGTTCGTCCACGCTCACGGCGACAACGTCTCCGCGCTCGAAGAGCACGTTCCGACCTACGACGCCGCCTTCGTCGTGCCGACGACGCAGGCCGCACCCACCGAGGCGGTCCACGACTTCGGCGGGTTCACCGACGGCGACCGGGCCGCGTTCGCCGCCGATCACTTCGGGGCCGAGCGGTTGACGTTCCTCGGGTGGAACTTCGACGACCCGGACGTCTCCCCGGAGAAACGCCGCAAGCTCGGCTGGGCCGAGCGGCTGCTGTACTGGCTCGAACGCCGCCGCGACGAACGCTTCTCGGTCCTCGACGGGCGGCGGACCGACATCGACCCGGTAGTCAGTCCGCGGTAG